The proteins below are encoded in one region of Effusibacillus pohliae DSM 22757:
- a CDS encoding ABC-2 family transporter protein — MSVVKKKGTGIKLSINTRVQTINFQFFITLITFMTYPTDIFRGFGRIVLFTVIPTGFVSYMPIGLLRQYSSGNQMGIRM, encoded by the coding sequence GTGTCGGTCGTAAAAAAAAAAGGCACCGGCATCAAGCTGTCGATCAACACGCGGGTGCAAACGATCAACTTTCAGTTTTTTATTACGCTGATCACGTTTATGACGTATCCGACCGATATTTTTCGCGGCTTTGGGCGAATCGTTCTGTTTACCGTGATCCCGACCGGATTTGTTTCCTATATGCCGATCGGGCTGCTACGGCAGTACAGTTCGGGCAATCAGATGGGAATCCGCATGTAG
- a CDS encoding ATP-binding protein, with amino-acid sequence MKEVNAYTGLLFIAGIYAFFHMIVQFPPVDWLQFLLVLGLVVLFDLCPVKLPNGIEYRASIIGFLLMLFNFGVSACIASFMISALLLSWKIYESVRKINWFRYFVTIGMYFVCTLFSLAMMKSAEHWPSFLQVLFTAAAFEIANQLLLVAIRRTVIGGYDFNKVILKLFVLLVPTLISTLVIVQFLYAGSLQKWVFEVLYTAVFSIIIIYFSTEFTKEIETRKQTEEALRAAQQDLQDTLKYQQGMTFKFKRVNGRFIHTMSDGELLYKLGFAPDDVIGKELKEFLPKDMAARQEEYYWRAWQGEENVIYEGENNGITYVTSLRPIKRDGQVVEVIASCVDITELKKAEELLRKSDKLAVAGQLAAGIAHEIRNPLTSLRGFVQLLQKGVNKEAYTDVMLSEIDRMDSIIREFLILAKPHATSFKLTNMTALLEQTVTLFNSQAIMKNVQIRSLLEPDIPLVMCDANQLKQVFINILQNAIDSMPNGGVIQIVAKAEPPDQILIRFVDSGIGIPQERLEKLGEPFYSTKEKGTGLGLMISYKIIEEHNGKIKIESEVCKGTVVEIVIPIGHPPASAGQR; translated from the coding sequence TTGAAGGAAGTAAACGCGTATACGGGTCTGCTGTTTATAGCTGGTATCTACGCCTTCTTTCATATGATTGTACAGTTTCCGCCTGTTGACTGGCTTCAGTTTCTGCTTGTTTTGGGATTAGTGGTTCTTTTTGACCTTTGTCCCGTTAAACTTCCGAACGGAATTGAATATCGGGCCAGCATCATCGGCTTTTTGTTAATGCTGTTTAACTTCGGTGTTTCTGCGTGTATAGCGTCATTTATGATCAGCGCGTTGTTGTTAAGCTGGAAAATCTACGAATCGGTTCGCAAGATCAATTGGTTTCGTTATTTCGTCACGATCGGAATGTATTTTGTGTGCACTTTGTTTTCCCTCGCCATGATGAAATCTGCGGAGCATTGGCCATCTTTTTTGCAAGTTTTGTTCACTGCCGCCGCGTTTGAGATTGCCAACCAACTCTTGTTGGTTGCCATTCGCAGAACGGTAATAGGAGGCTACGATTTCAACAAAGTCATTTTGAAGCTTTTCGTTCTGCTTGTTCCGACCTTGATCAGCACATTGGTGATCGTCCAGTTCTTGTATGCGGGCAGTTTGCAAAAATGGGTTTTTGAAGTATTGTATACTGCGGTCTTTTCCATCATCATTATTTACTTTTCCACAGAATTTACGAAAGAGATCGAAACCCGCAAACAGACGGAGGAAGCGTTGCGGGCTGCGCAGCAGGACCTGCAGGATACGCTCAAGTATCAACAAGGCATGACATTCAAGTTCAAACGAGTGAACGGTCGGTTTATTCATACGATGAGTGATGGAGAATTGTTATACAAACTGGGATTTGCTCCGGACGATGTGATCGGCAAGGAATTGAAAGAATTTCTGCCGAAGGACATGGCCGCCCGCCAGGAAGAATATTACTGGCGGGCTTGGCAAGGGGAAGAGAACGTGATCTATGAAGGAGAGAACAACGGTATCACGTATGTAACTTCTTTGCGGCCGATCAAGCGGGACGGGCAAGTGGTGGAAGTGATTGCGTCTTGTGTCGACATTACGGAGCTGAAAAAAGCGGAGGAATTGCTGCGCAAGTCGGATAAGCTGGCGGTGGCTGGCCAGCTGGCGGCGGGCATTGCGCATGAAATCCGGAATCCGCTTACATCGCTCCGGGGTTTCGTGCAACTGCTGCAAAAAGGCGTCAACAAGGAAGCGTACACAGATGTCATGTTATCGGAGATCGACCGGATGGATTCGATCATCCGGGAATTTTTGATACTTGCCAAACCGCATGCCACTTCCTTCAAACTGACCAATATGACCGCCCTGCTGGAACAGACGGTCACCTTGTTCAACTCGCAGGCGATCATGAAGAATGTGCAGATTCGCAGTTTGCTTGAACCGGACATCCCGCTGGTGATGTGCGATGCGAACCAGTTGAAACAGGTGTTCATCAACATCCTGCAAAATGCGATCGATTCGATGCCAAACGGTGGCGTCATTCAGATTGTCGCAAAGGCGGAACCGCCTGATCAAATCCTGATCCGGTTTGTTGACAGCGGCATCGGCATCCCGCAGGAACGGCTCGAAAAGCTGGGGGAACCGTTTTACAGTACGAAAGAAAAAGGCACCGGGCTAGGGCTGATGATCAGTTACAAAATCATTGAAGAGCACAACGGGAAGATCAAAATTGAAAGTGAAGTCTGCAAGGGGACGGTGGTTGAGATCGTGATCCCGATCGGCCATCCGCCTGCATCCGCCGGGCAGAGGTAA
- a CDS encoding GNAT family N-acetyltransferase: MIIRERLVEDVVRLYQLASDLEVTRFFTWRATVEGIREHTETMIEEERRGTGLSRTILDERGNPIGVISLHKINQETGEATLGTWLGRPYWGKGYNRRAKDAILRLAFEKLALRRVYIAVDPRNGRSLRAVEKLPYARPVAEVPEAYRNACQGQPTAASDTDREANSDRCSDGTRWFVVTREAFARVLKREGDV, translated from the coding sequence ATGATCATTCGCGAGCGGCTTGTCGAGGATGTGGTGCGTTTGTATCAACTGGCAAGCGATCTGGAAGTGACCCGATTTTTCACATGGCGAGCGACGGTGGAAGGAATTCGCGAGCATACGGAAACCATGATCGAGGAAGAGCGGCGGGGCACCGGTCTCAGCCGCACGATTCTCGATGAACGGGGGAATCCGATCGGCGTCATCAGCCTGCACAAGATCAACCAGGAAACGGGAGAAGCAACGCTTGGCACCTGGCTCGGCCGCCCGTACTGGGGCAAAGGGTATAACCGCCGGGCGAAGGATGCGATTTTGCGACTCGCGTTTGAAAAATTGGCCTTGCGCCGGGTGTACATTGCGGTCGACCCGCGAAACGGGAGGTCGTTGCGGGCTGTGGAAAAATTGCCTTACGCCCGGCCGGTTGCCGAGGTGCCGGAAGCGTATCGGAATGCGTGTCAAGGCCAGCCGACGGCAGCGTCTGACACGGATCGGGAGGCGAACAGCGACCGGTGTTCGGACGGAACGCGCTGGTTTGTGGTGACGAGGGAAGCGTTTGCCCGTGTTTTGAAACGGGAAGGGGATGTGTAG